Proteins found in one Micromonospora sp. WMMD1082 genomic segment:
- a CDS encoding MGMT family protein, protein MTPDEYVEAVLELVDRIPPGRVMSYGAVADALAERSGRTSARLVGAIMARHGGGAPWHRVVNASGGMPPRLSAEARARWLAEGTPLRQDRVDMRAAGWWPGEGM, encoded by the coding sequence GTGACACCTGACGAGTACGTCGAGGCGGTGCTGGAGTTGGTCGACCGGATCCCGCCCGGCCGCGTGATGTCGTACGGGGCGGTGGCCGACGCGCTCGCCGAGCGCTCCGGCCGGACGTCGGCCCGGCTGGTCGGAGCGATCATGGCCCGGCACGGTGGTGGCGCACCCTGGCACCGGGTGGTCAACGCCTCCGGTGGCATGCCGCCCCGGCTCAGCGCCGAGGCCCGGGCGCGGTGGCTCGCCGAGGGTACGCCGCTGCGCCAGGACCGGGTGGACATGCGGGCGGCCGGCTGGTGGCCCGGTGAGGGGATGTGA
- a CDS encoding NADH-quinone oxidoreductase subunit L has product MNTATLLGALLPLVPMAAGLAGLLLPPSPRGATTGQDTARRAAIALGVAGATGALALAVALLVTLDGPAESSTTWIDLGGLTVTLGVRLDGAAALVAVAVTTVALAVQVYSTGYLKRGPHDDVDVDHRYPPYAAQISLFTAAMLLVVVSGDLILLLVGWEVMGLCSYLLIAHDRRLPEAPAAAMKAFLVTRVGDVGFLLGIALLGVSAGSFRIADVLAHDHGTGTLTAACLLLLAGVAGKSAQFPLHTWLPDAMAGPTPISALIHAATMVAAGVYAVTRLGPLFAATPIALAVLGVMASITLLLGALAATAQDDIKRVLAWSTVSQIGYMTGALAVGSPPAALFHLLTHAAFKALLFLAAGAVIHAVGTTLMSRMGGLRHSMPVTFWCTVVGLGALAGVPPLSGFWSKEGVLAAAEGAALHGDGPAPAWVGWLVWLAGLVGVVLTAWYATRLLLRTFFGATRIPLAHPHDPPAVLRWPVLALAVPAALLGLAGFPGWFSTQLQRTRPVDPEAISDLMPLGGLIHLTPAVLLPLALLLVGVGLAWAGWRRDRAADPAVALGPLRPVFARAFRLDDVQHALLVRPTTALGRLARAADERVVDGAVTGTGRAARALGGGLDGLHRAALPRAAAAVLAGALLIGLAAALIGGTT; this is encoded by the coding sequence GTGAACACTGCGACGCTGCTGGGCGCGCTGCTGCCGCTCGTACCGATGGCCGCCGGCCTGGCCGGCCTGCTGCTGCCACCGTCGCCGCGCGGCGCGACCACCGGTCAGGACACCGCCCGCCGCGCGGCCATCGCCCTCGGGGTGGCCGGCGCGACGGGCGCGCTCGCCCTGGCGGTGGCCCTGCTGGTCACCCTGGACGGCCCGGCCGAGTCCTCGACCACCTGGATCGACCTGGGCGGGCTCACCGTCACCCTCGGGGTACGCCTCGACGGCGCCGCCGCGCTGGTCGCCGTCGCGGTCACCACGGTCGCGCTGGCCGTGCAGGTCTACTCGACCGGCTACCTCAAGCGCGGGCCGCACGACGACGTGGACGTCGACCACCGCTACCCGCCGTACGCGGCCCAGATCAGTCTCTTCACCGCCGCCATGCTGCTGGTGGTGGTCTCCGGGGACCTGATCCTGCTGCTGGTCGGCTGGGAGGTGATGGGGCTCTGCTCGTACCTGCTCATCGCCCACGACCGGCGGCTGCCGGAGGCGCCCGCCGCGGCCATGAAGGCGTTCCTGGTGACCCGCGTCGGCGACGTCGGTTTCCTGCTGGGCATCGCCCTGCTCGGCGTCTCGGCGGGCAGCTTCCGGATCGCCGACGTGCTCGCCCACGACCACGGCACCGGCACGCTCACCGCCGCCTGCCTGCTGCTGCTCGCCGGGGTGGCCGGCAAGAGCGCCCAGTTCCCGCTGCACACCTGGCTGCCCGACGCGATGGCCGGCCCCACCCCGATCTCCGCGCTGATCCACGCCGCGACCATGGTCGCCGCCGGCGTGTACGCGGTCACCCGGCTCGGGCCGCTCTTCGCGGCCACCCCCATCGCGCTGGCCGTGCTCGGCGTGATGGCCTCGATCACCCTGCTGCTCGGCGCGCTCGCGGCCACCGCGCAGGACGACATCAAGCGGGTGCTGGCCTGGTCCACGGTCTCCCAGATCGGCTACATGACCGGGGCGCTCGCGGTCGGCTCGCCGCCCGCCGCCCTGTTCCACCTGCTCACCCACGCCGCGTTCAAGGCGCTGCTCTTCCTCGCCGCCGGTGCGGTGATCCACGCCGTCGGCACCACGCTGATGTCCCGGATGGGCGGGCTGCGGCACAGCATGCCGGTCACCTTCTGGTGCACCGTGGTCGGGCTCGGCGCGCTGGCCGGCGTACCGCCGCTGTCCGGTTTCTGGAGCAAGGAGGGCGTCCTCGCCGCCGCCGAGGGCGCCGCGCTGCACGGCGACGGGCCGGCGCCCGCCTGGGTGGGCTGGCTGGTCTGGCTCGCCGGGCTGGTCGGCGTCGTCCTCACCGCCTGGTACGCCACCCGGCTGCTGCTGCGGACCTTCTTCGGCGCGACCCGCATCCCGCTGGCCCACCCGCACGACCCGCCCGCGGTGCTCCGCTGGCCGGTGCTGGCGCTGGCCGTACCGGCGGCCCTGCTCGGCCTGGCCGGTTTCCCGGGCTGGTTCTCCACCCAACTGCAACGCACCCGGCCGGTCGACCCCGAGGCGATCTCCGACCTGATGCCGCTGGGAGGGCTGATCCACCTCACCCCGGCCGTGCTGCTGCCGCTGGCGCTGCTGCTGGTCGGGGTCGGGCTGGCCTGGGCGGGATGGCGGCGGGACCGCGCTGCCGATCCGGCGGTCGCGCTGGGTCCGCTGCGGCCGGTCTTCGCCCGCGCGTTCCGGCTCGACGACGTCCAGCACGCCCTGCTGGTACGTCCGACGACCGCGCTGGGCCGGCTGGCGCGCGCGGCCGACGAGCGGGTGGTGGACGGCGCGGTCACCGGCACCGGGCGGGCCGCCCGGGCCCTCGGTGGCGGCCTGGACGGCCTGCACCGGGCGGCCCTGCCCCGCGCCGCCGCCGCGGTGCTCGCTGGCGCGCTGCTGATCGGCCTGGCCGCCGCCCTGATCGGAGGCACAACATGA
- a CDS encoding complex I subunit 1 family protein yields MPLWLELVIRIGGVLAAFLVLPLLVGQAEHKVMAHMQGRLGPMYAGGFHGWAQLIADGVKFVQKEDVTPRAADRPVFRLAPAVALLPYLLALLVIPLGPNDLVGQPLDIGLFFVLAVVGVGVLAVLMSAWASANKYSLLGGLRGAAQLLGYELPLVLAAASVAMAAGTLSLSGIVEAWQPWWLIWQAPAMVVFFIAGLAEIRRPPFDMPVADSELVFGYLTEYTGLRFAFLLLAEYAGIVVIAALTTVLFLGGWQGPFADAQLGWLWTLLKVAAVSFVIIWLRVSYPRLREDQLQRLCWLVLVPTALAQLVLTATLRTTL; encoded by the coding sequence ATGCCGCTCTGGCTGGAGCTGGTGATCCGGATCGGCGGGGTGTTGGCCGCCTTCCTCGTGCTGCCGCTGCTGGTGGGGCAGGCGGAACACAAGGTGATGGCGCACATGCAGGGTCGGCTCGGGCCGATGTACGCGGGCGGGTTCCACGGCTGGGCACAGTTGATCGCCGACGGGGTGAAGTTCGTGCAGAAGGAGGACGTCACCCCGCGCGCGGCGGACCGGCCGGTGTTCCGGCTGGCACCGGCGGTGGCACTGTTGCCGTACCTGCTGGCCCTGCTGGTGATCCCGCTCGGCCCGAACGACCTGGTCGGGCAGCCGCTGGACATCGGCCTGTTCTTCGTGCTGGCGGTGGTCGGCGTGGGCGTGCTGGCCGTGCTCATGTCGGCCTGGGCCTCCGCCAACAAGTACAGCCTCCTCGGTGGGCTGCGGGGCGCCGCCCAGCTGCTCGGCTACGAACTGCCGCTGGTGCTGGCCGCCGCGTCGGTGGCGATGGCCGCCGGCACGCTCAGCCTGTCCGGCATCGTCGAGGCGTGGCAGCCGTGGTGGCTGATCTGGCAGGCCCCGGCGATGGTGGTCTTCTTCATCGCCGGTCTGGCCGAGATCCGCCGCCCGCCGTTCGACATGCCGGTGGCCGACTCCGAGCTGGTCTTCGGCTATCTGACCGAGTACACCGGCCTGCGCTTCGCGTTCCTGCTGCTGGCCGAGTACGCCGGCATCGTGGTGATCGCCGCGCTCACCACCGTGCTCTTCCTCGGTGGCTGGCAGGGCCCGTTCGCCGACGCGCAGCTCGGCTGGCTCTGGACGCTACTCAAGGTCGCCGCCGTCAGTTTCGTGATCATCTGGCTCCGGGTCTCCTACCCCCGCCTCCGCGAGGACCAGCTCCAACGCCTCTGCTGGCTGGTCCTGGTCCCCACCGCCCTGGCCCAGTTGGTCCTCACCGCCACCCTCCGCACCACCCTCTAA
- a CDS encoding NADH-quinone oxidoreductase subunit C, with amino-acid sequence MTPEEVGERLVALLAPVEATATVSGGQVHARATVDVPAHAWRAALLAARDDTDLACDYFDWLSAVDEVAEGFDVVAHLWSIRHRHGVLLRARLPRETPTVDSVVAVYPGAAWHERETHEMFGIDFAGHADLRPLLLPPEFEGHPLRKEFVLASRVAKPWPGAKEPGESQAGGGRRPIRPPGVPAPGEWGTTPTPAGAGGVGEGPRGGTPARPGRERPARPAPGARPPRAEPDEGGTP; translated from the coding sequence ATGACACCGGAAGAGGTCGGCGAGCGGCTCGTCGCGTTGCTCGCGCCCGTCGAGGCGACCGCGACGGTCTCCGGCGGTCAGGTGCATGCCCGCGCCACCGTCGACGTGCCCGCGCACGCCTGGCGGGCGGCACTGCTGGCCGCTCGGGACGACACCGACCTGGCCTGCGACTACTTCGACTGGCTCTCGGCCGTCGACGAGGTGGCCGAGGGCTTCGACGTGGTGGCCCACCTCTGGTCCATCCGGCATCGGCACGGCGTACTGCTGCGGGCCCGGCTGCCCCGGGAGACGCCGACGGTCGACTCGGTGGTGGCGGTCTACCCGGGCGCCGCCTGGCACGAGCGGGAGACCCACGAGATGTTCGGCATCGACTTCGCCGGGCACGCCGACCTGCGACCACTGCTGCTGCCGCCGGAGTTCGAGGGTCATCCGCTACGCAAGGAGTTCGTGCTCGCCTCGCGGGTGGCCAAGCCATGGCCGGGGGCGAAGGAACCGGGCGAGTCGCAGGCCGGCGGTGGGCGGCGGCCGATCCGGCCGCCGGGCGTACCGGCACCGGGGGAGTGGGGGACCACCCCGACCCCGGCGGGAGCCGGTGGCGTCGGGGAGGGCCCGCGCGGCGGCACCCCGGCCCGCCCCGGCCGGGAGCGACCCGCCCGCCCGGCACCGGGCGCGCGGCCACCGCGTGCGGAACCCGATGAGGGGGGTACGCCCTGA
- a CDS encoding glutathione S-transferase C-terminal domain-containing protein — MGEGDTGSGGKYVEPGGEFNRDQNYITTRITADGRDGYPVEPGRYRLAVSRACPWANRLIIVRRLLGLEDAISMAVAGPTHDARSWTFDLDPDGRDPVLGIERIQEAYLARYPDYPRGITVPALVDVPTGQVVTNDYAQMSLDLSTEWTEYHRSGAPQLYPEQLRAEIDEVNAVVFADVNNGVYRCGFAGSQEAYEKAYHRLFDRLDWLRERLAGQRYLVGETITEADVRLFTTLVRFDAVYHGHFKCNRQKLSEMPVLWAYARDLFQTPGFGDTIDYDHIKRHYYEVHRDINPTAVVPLGPDLSNWLTPHDREALGSRPFGTGTPPPPPPPTERVPPTHTPLPALPS; from the coding sequence ATGGGCGAGGGCGACACGGGCAGCGGCGGAAAGTACGTCGAGCCGGGCGGCGAGTTCAACCGGGACCAGAACTACATCACCACCCGGATCACCGCCGACGGGCGGGACGGCTACCCGGTCGAGCCCGGACGGTACCGGCTGGCCGTGAGCCGGGCCTGCCCCTGGGCCAACCGATTGATCATCGTACGCCGGCTGCTCGGCCTGGAGGACGCGATCTCGATGGCCGTGGCCGGCCCGACCCACGACGCGCGGAGCTGGACCTTCGACCTCGACCCCGACGGGCGGGATCCGGTGCTCGGCATCGAGCGCATCCAGGAGGCGTACCTCGCCCGCTACCCGGACTACCCGCGCGGCATCACCGTGCCGGCGCTCGTGGATGTGCCGACCGGGCAGGTGGTGACCAACGACTACGCCCAGATGAGTCTGGACCTGTCCACCGAGTGGACCGAGTACCACCGTTCCGGGGCTCCGCAGCTGTATCCGGAACAGCTGCGCGCCGAGATCGACGAGGTCAACGCGGTGGTCTTCGCCGACGTCAACAACGGCGTCTACCGATGCGGCTTCGCGGGCAGCCAGGAGGCGTACGAGAAGGCGTACCACCGGTTGTTCGACCGGCTCGACTGGCTCCGTGAGCGGCTGGCCGGGCAGCGTTACCTGGTCGGCGAGACGATCACCGAGGCCGACGTGCGGCTGTTCACCACGCTGGTCCGCTTCGATGCGGTCTACCACGGCCACTTCAAGTGCAACCGGCAGAAACTGAGCGAGATGCCCGTGCTGTGGGCGTACGCCCGGGACCTGTTCCAGACTCCCGGCTTCGGCGACACGATCGACTACGACCACATCAAGCGGCACTACTACGAGGTGCACCGGGACATCAACCCGACCGCCGTGGTGCCCCTCGGCCCCGACCTGTCCAACTGGCTCACCCCGCACGACCGCGAGGCCCTCGGCAGCCGCCCCTTCGGCACCGGCACTCCCCCACCACCCCCACCCCCCACCGAGCGGGTACCCCCCACCCACACCCCCCTCCCGGCGTTGCCCAGTTGA
- a CDS encoding NADH-quinone oxidoreductase subunit J gives MTGVDALLLALGAVAVGSAALVVATKHLVRAGLYLVVCLGAVAGMYLVLAAELVAWVQVLIYVGAVVVLLLFAVMLTRAPIGASDDLDRPGWPAALIGGGAGLGLAALLVDAYRWTRVDLPEAGSAERIGEQVFSSWVLPFEVLSVLLLSALVGAIVLSRPDIGDGGRSR, from the coding sequence GTGACCGGGGTGGACGCGCTGCTGCTCGCCCTCGGCGCGGTGGCGGTCGGCTCGGCGGCGCTGGTGGTGGCGACGAAGCACCTGGTCCGCGCCGGGCTCTACCTGGTGGTCTGCCTCGGCGCCGTGGCCGGCATGTACCTCGTGCTCGCCGCCGAGCTGGTCGCCTGGGTGCAGGTGCTGATCTACGTCGGTGCGGTGGTGGTGCTGCTGCTGTTCGCCGTGATGCTGACCCGGGCGCCGATCGGCGCCTCGGACGATCTGGACCGCCCCGGATGGCCGGCCGCGCTGATCGGCGGCGGGGCGGGGCTCGGGCTGGCGGCACTGCTGGTCGACGCGTACCGCTGGACGAGGGTGGACCTGCCCGAGGCGGGCAGCGCCGAACGCATCGGTGAGCAGGTCTTCAGCAGCTGGGTGCTGCCCTTCGAGGTGCTCTCGGTGCTGCTGCTGTCGGCGCTGGTCGGCGCCATCGTGCTCTCCCGCCCCGACATCGGCGACGGGGGGCGGTCGCGGTGA
- a CDS encoding MFS transporter produces the protein MSAPPGGSGYPPVASSTGVRPTPTPAGLPRGVHAGYALGSLATGAFGTVPGLLLLPYLTDTLGVAAGVAALLVLLPKAWDVLVNPVAGRISDRTRSRWGARRPYLLIGGLALAVLFGAIFAAPFGAGPAAGAYVAVAFLATATAFAFFQVPYVAMPAELTSDYAERTRLMTWRIAVLALAILVSGAVAPLVRDAAGGGVPGHRWMGLFVAALIALGAVGAFLGTRSAPQGVVGESEPSLRAQLAVAGRNRPFRVLLLCFVVQSAGVATILAGVQYFADQILRDSATGPTVLFVCFVGPALVVMPLWSRVGARLGKLAGLVTASLILATGGLALVAAPVLPTAVIYLLVAVIGVGYAGQQVFALAMLPDCIAYDTARTGRRQAGVFTGVWTAGETFGLALGPGIYGLVLALTGYVSSTTGTAAAQSDSARLGVLLGFTVLPALLIALPTLLLRPYDLTPTRLATLPTAPASLADHRVVAGTEAAEQHGKGAITP, from the coding sequence ATGAGCGCGCCGCCGGGTGGATCCGGCTACCCACCCGTCGCCAGTTCGACCGGGGTGCGACCCACGCCGACCCCGGCAGGACTGCCGCGCGGGGTGCACGCCGGCTACGCGCTCGGCTCGCTAGCCACCGGGGCGTTCGGCACCGTGCCGGGGCTGTTGCTGCTGCCGTACCTCACCGACACCCTCGGGGTGGCGGCCGGGGTGGCGGCCCTGCTGGTGCTGCTGCCGAAGGCGTGGGACGTGCTGGTCAACCCGGTCGCCGGGCGGATCTCCGACCGCACCCGGTCGCGCTGGGGCGCCCGTCGGCCGTACCTGCTGATCGGCGGGTTGGCCCTGGCCGTGCTGTTCGGGGCGATCTTCGCCGCGCCGTTCGGCGCCGGCCCCGCCGCCGGTGCGTACGTCGCGGTCGCCTTCCTGGCCACCGCCACCGCGTTCGCCTTCTTCCAGGTGCCGTACGTGGCGATGCCGGCCGAGCTGACCAGCGACTACGCCGAACGTACCCGGCTGATGACCTGGCGGATCGCGGTGCTGGCGCTGGCCATCCTGGTCTCCGGTGCGGTGGCCCCGCTGGTGCGCGACGCAGCCGGTGGGGGTGTCCCGGGACACCGCTGGATGGGCCTGTTCGTGGCCGCCCTCATCGCGCTGGGCGCGGTCGGCGCCTTCCTCGGTACCCGCTCCGCCCCGCAGGGCGTGGTCGGGGAGAGCGAGCCCAGCCTGCGTGCCCAGCTCGCCGTCGCCGGTCGCAACCGGCCGTTCCGGGTGCTGCTGCTCTGCTTCGTGGTGCAGTCCGCCGGCGTGGCGACGATCCTCGCCGGCGTCCAGTACTTCGCCGACCAGATCCTGCGCGACTCGGCGACCGGCCCGACGGTCCTGTTCGTCTGCTTCGTCGGGCCGGCCCTGGTGGTGATGCCGCTCTGGTCCCGGGTGGGTGCCCGGCTGGGCAAGCTCGCCGGCCTGGTGACCGCCTCGCTGATCCTGGCCACCGGCGGGCTGGCGCTGGTCGCCGCGCCGGTGCTGCCCACCGCCGTGATCTACCTGCTGGTCGCGGTGATCGGTGTCGGGTACGCCGGACAGCAGGTGTTCGCGCTGGCCATGCTGCCGGACTGCATCGCGTACGACACCGCGCGCACCGGGCGCCGGCAGGCCGGCGTCTTCACCGGGGTGTGGACGGCCGGCGAGACCTTCGGGCTGGCCCTCGGCCCCGGCATCTACGGCCTGGTGCTCGCCCTGACCGGTTACGTCTCCTCCACCACCGGCACCGCCGCCGCGCAGTCCGACTCCGCCCGCCTCGGCGTCCTGCTCGGCTTCACCGTCCTGCCCGCCCTCCTGATCGCCCTGCCCACCCTCCTCCTGCGCCCCTACGACCTGACCCCCACCCGCCTAGCCACCCTCCCCACCGCCCCCGCCTCCCTCGCCGATCATCGAGTTGTCGCCGGGACGGAAGCCGCCGAACAGCACGGAAAGGGCGCCATCACTCCATGA
- the nuoK gene encoding NADH-quinone oxidoreductase subunit NuoK — protein MRPVIPYVTAALLFGLGVYGVLRRRNAVLVLMAVELMLNAVNLILVTADTTARAVLPHGGQVFALFVIVLAAAEIGVGLAIVLQLYRMRASVAVDEIPLAERPAHAPVPIAAAPIIAAPIAAGSTGPGDEPEGHR, from the coding sequence GTGAGACCCGTCATCCCGTACGTCACGGCCGCGCTCCTCTTCGGCCTCGGCGTGTACGGCGTGCTGCGCCGGCGCAACGCGGTGCTGGTGCTGATGGCCGTCGAGTTGATGCTCAACGCGGTGAACCTGATCCTGGTCACCGCCGACACCACGGCGAGGGCGGTGCTGCCACACGGTGGGCAGGTCTTCGCCCTCTTCGTGATCGTGCTGGCCGCCGCCGAGATCGGCGTGGGGCTGGCGATCGTGCTCCAGCTCTACCGGATGCGGGCCAGCGTCGCCGTCGACGAGATCCCGCTGGCCGAGCGCCCCGCCCACGCGCCGGTGCCGATCGCGGCCGCCCCGATCATCGCCGCCCCGATCGCCGCCGGTTCGACCGGCCCCGGTGACGAGCCGGAGGGCCACCGGTGA
- a CDS encoding glucose 1-dehydrogenase, translating into MRAVTVIPGVPGSLRLLDDYPEPAHEEGPILVEAVSVGVCGTDIEIIEGQYGEAPPGSDTLVLGHESLGRVLEDPTGTLQAGDLVAGIVRHPDPMPCPNCAIGEWDMCRNGMFTEHGIKALPGFARERWRLQPRFAVGLDPTLAEVGMLLEPTSVMIKAWDHVDRIGQRAEWQPRTALITGAGPIGLLGALLASQRGLSVHVLDLATEGPKPALAGALGATYHSGPLDQLDLEPDVIVECTGAPVVVLEAMCKVGPNGIVCLAGVSSGGRTIDFDAGALNRTLVLENNVVFGSVNANRRHWEGAAEALSKADHAWLGSLITRRVPLAEYAAAYSPGPHDIKVVLDFAA; encoded by the coding sequence GTGCGCGCTGTGACTGTCATCCCCGGAGTGCCCGGCTCGCTGCGGCTGCTCGACGACTACCCGGAGCCGGCCCACGAGGAGGGCCCGATCCTGGTGGAGGCCGTCTCGGTCGGCGTCTGCGGGACCGATATCGAGATCATCGAGGGGCAGTACGGCGAGGCACCGCCCGGCAGCGACACCCTGGTGCTCGGGCACGAGTCGCTGGGCCGGGTGCTGGAGGACCCCACCGGCACGCTGCAAGCCGGTGACCTGGTGGCCGGGATCGTCCGGCATCCCGATCCGATGCCCTGCCCGAACTGCGCCATCGGCGAGTGGGACATGTGCCGCAACGGCATGTTCACCGAGCACGGCATCAAGGCCCTGCCGGGCTTCGCCCGCGAGCGGTGGCGGCTGCAACCGCGTTTCGCGGTGGGGCTCGATCCGACCCTGGCCGAGGTCGGCATGCTGCTCGAACCGACCAGCGTGATGATCAAGGCGTGGGACCACGTCGACCGGATCGGCCAGCGGGCGGAGTGGCAGCCGCGCACGGCGCTGATCACCGGTGCCGGGCCGATCGGCCTGCTCGGCGCGCTGTTGGCCAGCCAGCGTGGACTCTCCGTGCACGTGCTCGACCTGGCGACCGAGGGCCCGAAGCCCGCGCTGGCCGGCGCGCTCGGCGCGACGTACCACTCCGGACCGCTCGATCAGCTCGACCTCGAACCGGACGTCATCGTCGAGTGCACCGGCGCACCGGTGGTCGTCCTGGAGGCCATGTGCAAGGTTGGTCCCAACGGGATCGTCTGCCTGGCCGGCGTCTCCAGCGGCGGCCGGACGATCGACTTCGACGCGGGAGCGCTCAACCGCACCCTCGTCCTGGAGAACAACGTCGTCTTCGGCTCGGTGAACGCCAACCGGCGGCACTGGGAGGGCGCCGCCGAGGCGCTGTCCAAGGCCGACCACGCCTGGCTCGGCTCGCTGATCACCCGCCGGGTGCCGCTGGCCGAGTACGCCGCCGCCTACTCACCCGGCCCGCACGACATCAAGGTGGTCCTCGACTTCGCCGCGTGA
- a CDS encoding NADH-quinone oxidoreductase subunit B → MQLPAVLGEPIRFVLNWGRRYSLWVFNFGLACCAIEFIATSMSRHDFMRLGVIPFAHGPRQADLMVVSGTVTDKMAPAIKRLYDQMPEPKYVISFGACSNCGGPYWDSYSVTKGVDQLIPVDVYVPGCPPRPEALLHGILRLQEKIAAEQSGIGGVPRTDLLAPPIDAAPLDVSPVDAVPADAATGRGVPPRSADSLTAPPVRPPTAGA, encoded by the coding sequence GTGCAGCTGCCTGCGGTGCTCGGCGAGCCGATCCGGTTCGTGCTCAACTGGGGCCGGCGTTACTCGCTCTGGGTCTTCAACTTCGGGCTGGCCTGCTGCGCGATCGAGTTCATCGCGACCAGCATGTCCCGGCACGACTTCATGCGGCTCGGGGTGATCCCGTTCGCGCACGGGCCCCGCCAGGCCGACCTGATGGTGGTCTCCGGCACGGTCACCGACAAGATGGCCCCGGCGATCAAGCGGCTCTACGACCAGATGCCCGAGCCGAAGTACGTCATCTCGTTCGGCGCCTGCTCCAACTGCGGCGGCCCGTACTGGGACTCGTACTCGGTGACCAAGGGCGTCGACCAGCTGATCCCGGTCGACGTCTACGTGCCCGGCTGCCCGCCCCGGCCGGAGGCACTACTGCACGGCATCCTCCGCCTACAGGAGAAGATCGCGGCCGAGCAGTCCGGCATCGGTGGCGTGCCCCGCACCGACCTGCTCGCCCCGCCGATCGACGCCGCACCACTCGACGTCTCGCCGGTCGACGCGGTACCGGCCGACGCCGCGACCGGTCGCGGCGTTCCGCCGCGGTCCGCCGACTCGCTCACCGCCCCGCCCGTACGCCCGCCGACCGCCGGAGCCTGA
- a CDS encoding aminotransferase class V-fold PLP-dependent enzyme: MIDEDRSALPTHGVPAERVLAEVRELRAMDRPTHGGRLFAYVYDPAVPGLDDLAGAAYAESAHVNGLDPTAFPSLLAMENALVGAAVRLLGGGPGTSAPDAVGSVTSGGTESLILAVKAARDARPDIAAPRIVVPASAHAAFAKAAHYLRVELDPVPLDPETLRPAVADVAAAIRPETVLVACSASSYAHGVVDPVERIAEVAAAAGVRCHVDACFGGWTLPYLRRLGVPVPAFDLAVPGVTSISVDLHKYAYAPKGVSVLLHRDPGLRAPQYFAYADWPGYTMINPVIASTRSGGPIAAAYATLRHLGDDGYLELTRRTWAAVRALADAVRGVDGLRLVAEPESTVVCFTATDSGPDLFVLVDELAGRGWHTQPQLTYAGLPRSVHLTVTAAVAPRVAEFGPALAEAVTAARAAGPVALPPELLALAGSLSPEALTADLVAGLAAGLGLAGGDGGALPDRMAPVNTLLDAAPPALRERLLVEFVSLLQRPTY; this comes from the coding sequence ATGATCGACGAAGACCGGTCGGCATTGCCGACGCACGGGGTACCGGCGGAGCGGGTGCTGGCGGAGGTCCGCGAGCTGCGGGCGATGGACCGGCCGACGCACGGGGGGCGGCTGTTCGCGTACGTCTACGACCCGGCCGTGCCCGGGTTGGACGACCTCGCCGGCGCGGCGTACGCCGAGAGCGCCCACGTCAACGGGCTCGACCCGACCGCCTTTCCCTCGCTGCTGGCGATGGAGAACGCGCTGGTGGGCGCGGCGGTGCGGCTGCTGGGCGGTGGGCCTGGCACCAGCGCACCGGACGCGGTCGGCAGCGTCACCAGCGGCGGCACCGAGTCACTCATCCTGGCCGTGAAGGCGGCCCGGGACGCCCGGCCGGACATCGCGGCGCCCCGGATCGTGGTGCCGGCCAGCGCCCATGCCGCGTTCGCCAAGGCGGCCCACTACCTGCGGGTGGAACTCGATCCGGTGCCGCTGGACCCGGAGACCCTGCGGCCGGCGGTCGCCGACGTGGCCGCCGCGATCCGGCCGGAGACCGTGCTGGTGGCCTGCTCCGCATCCTCGTACGCGCACGGCGTCGTCGACCCCGTCGAGCGGATCGCCGAGGTGGCCGCCGCCGCCGGGGTCCGCTGCCACGTGGACGCCTGCTTCGGCGGCTGGACCCTGCCGTACCTGCGCCGCCTCGGCGTGCCGGTGCCCGCGTTCGACCTCGCCGTGCCCGGGGTCACCTCGATCTCGGTGGACCTGCACAAGTACGCGTACGCCCCGAAGGGCGTGTCGGTGCTGCTGCACCGGGATCCGGGGCTGCGCGCCCCGCAGTACTTCGCGTACGCCGACTGGCCCGGGTACACGATGATCAACCCGGTGATCGCGTCCACCCGCTCGGGCGGTCCGATCGCCGCCGCGTACGCGACCCTGCGGCACCTCGGCGACGACGGCTACCTGGAGCTGACCCGGCGGACCTGGGCGGCGGTGCGGGCACTGGCCGACGCGGTGCGCGGCGTCGACGGGCTGCGGCTGGTCGCCGAACCGGAGTCGACCGTGGTCTGCTTCACCGCCACCGACTCCGGGCCCGACCTGTTCGTGCTGGTCGACGAGCTGGCCGGGCGCGGCTGGCACACCCAACCCCAGCTGACGTACGCCGGCCTGCCGCGCAGCGTGCACTTGACGGTGACCGCCGCGGTGGCGCCCCGGGTGGCCGAGTTCGGCCCCGCCCTGGCCGAGGCGGTGACGGCGGCCAGGGCGGCCGGGCCGGTCGCGCTGCCGCCGGAGCTGCTCGCCCTGGCCGGCTCGCTCTCCCCGGAGGCCCTCACCGCGGACCTGGTCGCCGGCCTGGCCGCCGGGCTGGGCCTCGCTGGCGGCGACGGCGGTGCGTTACCGGACCGGATGGCGCCGGTGAACACACTGCTGGACGCGGCCCCGCCGGCGCTGCGGGAACGACTGCTGGTGGAGTTCGTCAGCCTGCTGCAACGCCCGACCTACTGA